One Triticum dicoccoides isolate Atlit2015 ecotype Zavitan chromosome 4B, WEW_v2.0, whole genome shotgun sequence genomic window carries:
- the LOC119296125 gene encoding ubiquitin-like-specific protease ESD4 isoform X1 encodes MNTDAQLRFNCRKRCLPADGRLDDHWRGQQRKRRGVRVLVPDCFLVPPPEAKSADFDMWDYIRSIPDMWDNGLRLLKDWVRASKDVPQDPPDLTYLTKNNDVKPGRVVGSWKIENSRKVALKAVKPRWKDLLEETRHNDKRLREIGDEVAFLEKTLEEQRKLAEPPKEDLSQFFVPLTAEDEKEVQDCLYGNGSSSKVLVLHEPSNIEVSREKFRCLRPHGWLNDEVINLYLELLKERGIREPKRFLKCHFFNTFFYKKLACGKTGYDYKSVKRWTTSRKLGYELIECDKIFVPVHQNVHWCLAVINIKAKTVQYLDSLGGNDLRVYEMLARYIVDEVKDKSNKEIDISSGTKESIDCIPLQENGFDCGMFMLKYIDFLSRGVSLSFGQEHMEYFRRRTAKEILRLRAD; translated from the exons ATGAACACGGACGCACAACTCCGCTTTAATTGCCGCAAGCGCTGCCTACCGGCTGACGGTCGCCTCGACGACCACTGGCGCGGCCAGCAGCGCAAGCGCCGCGGCGTCCGCGTCCTCGTTCCCGACTGCTTCCTCGTGCCCCCGCCGGAAGCCAAATCCGCTGATTTCGACATGTGGGACTACATCCGCAGCATCCCGGACATGTGGGACAACGGCCTGAGGCTGCTTAAGGACTGGGTCCGTGCGTCCAAGGATGTGCCGCAGGATCCGCCGGATCTCACGTATCTCACCAAGAACAACGATGTGAAGCCAGGGCGCGTGGTGGGGAGTTGGAAAATAGAGAACTCCAGGAAGGTCGCCTTGAAGGCGGTGAAACCGCGTTGGAAGGATCTCCTCGAGGAGACGAGACATAATGACAAGAGGTTGCGCGAGATCGGCGACGAGGTGGCCTTTCTGGAGAAGACGcttgaggagcagaggaagctggctGAGCCGCCTAAGGAG GATCTGTCTCAATTCTTTGTACCTCTAACTGCTGAAGATGAAAAGGAAGTTCAGGATTGTTTGTATGGTAATGGTTCAAG TAGCAAAGTCCTGGTGCTGCATGAACCGTCTAACATTGAGGTTAGCAGGGAAAAATTTCGGTGTTTGAGACCACATGGCTGGTTAAATGATGAG GTCATtaatttgtaccttgaattgttaaaGGAGAGGGGAATAAGAGAACCAAAAAGGTTCTTGAAATGCCATTTCTTCAATACATTTTTTTATAAGAAG CTTGCTTGTGGAAAAACTGGATATGACTACAAATCTGTAAAAAGATGGACTACCTCCAGGAAGTTGGGTTATGAGCTCATTGAATGTGATAAA ATCTTTGTCCCCGTACATCAAAATGTGCATTGGTGTTTGGCAGTTATAAACATAAAGGCGAAGACAGTACAATATCTTGATTCTCTTGGCGGCAATGATCTTCGTGTATACGAAATGCTG GCTAGATATATTGTAGATGAAGTGAAGGACAAGAGTAATAAAGAGATTGACATAAGTTCTGGGACCAAAGAatctattgattgtattcctttacAAGAGAATGG GTTTGATTGTGGTATGTTTATGCTCAAGTACATTGATTTCCTCAGCAGAGGAGTCAGCTTATCTTTTGGTCAG GAACACATGGAATACTTTCGGAGGAGAACAGCTAAGGAAATCTTAAGACTAAGGGCTGACTAA
- the LOC119296125 gene encoding uncharacterized protein LOC119296125 isoform X2 produces MNTDAQLRFNCRKRCLPADGRLDDHWRGQQRKRRGVRVLVPDCFLVPPPEAKSADFDMWDYIRSIPDMWDNGLRLLKDWVRASKDVPQDPPDLTYLTKNNDVKPGRVVGSWKIENSRKVALKAVKPRWKDLLEETRHNDKRLREIGDEVAFLEKTLEEQRKLAEPPKEDLSQFFVPLTAEDEKEVQDCLYGNGSSSKVLVLHEPSNIEVSREKFRCLRPHGWLNDEVINLYLELLKERGIREPKRFLKCHFFNTFFYKKRSPAWRVSAAAHRWGRAQAQPCAEEAGAAVKAAAEVVASRRPEAADHGCGCGSKGRPWTWRRRRRSNASGAGRRGTASS; encoded by the exons ATGAACACGGACGCACAACTCCGCTTTAATTGCCGCAAGCGCTGCCTACCGGCTGACGGTCGCCTCGACGACCACTGGCGCGGCCAGCAGCGCAAGCGCCGCGGCGTCCGCGTCCTCGTTCCCGACTGCTTCCTCGTGCCCCCGCCGGAAGCCAAATCCGCTGATTTCGACATGTGGGACTACATCCGCAGCATCCCGGACATGTGGGACAACGGCCTGAGGCTGCTTAAGGACTGGGTCCGTGCGTCCAAGGATGTGCCGCAGGATCCGCCGGATCTCACGTATCTCACCAAGAACAACGATGTGAAGCCAGGGCGCGTGGTGGGGAGTTGGAAAATAGAGAACTCCAGGAAGGTCGCCTTGAAGGCGGTGAAACCGCGTTGGAAGGATCTCCTCGAGGAGACGAGACATAATGACAAGAGGTTGCGCGAGATCGGCGACGAGGTGGCCTTTCTGGAGAAGACGcttgaggagcagaggaagctggctGAGCCGCCTAAGGAG GATCTGTCTCAATTCTTTGTACCTCTAACTGCTGAAGATGAAAAGGAAGTTCAGGATTGTTTGTATGGTAATGGTTCAAG TAGCAAAGTCCTGGTGCTGCATGAACCGTCTAACATTGAGGTTAGCAGGGAAAAATTTCGGTGTTTGAGACCACATGGCTGGTTAAATGATGAG GTCATtaatttgtaccttgaattgttaaaGGAGAGGGGAATAAGAGAACCAAAAAGGTTCTTGAAATGCCATTTCTTCAATACATTTTTTTATAAGAAG AGGTCACCGGCGTGGAGGGTTTCAGCGGCGGCGCATCGGTGGGGTCGTGCTCAGGCGCAGCCGTGTGCagaggaggccggggcggcggtCAAGGCGGCTGCGGAGGTCGTGGCCTCCCGCCGACCAGAGGCGGCCGACCATGGGTGTGGATGCGGCAGCAAGGGCCGGCCATGGACGTGGAGGCGGCGGCGCCGCAGCAATGCAAGCGGCGCGGGGAGGCGAGGGACGGCCAGTTCCTAG